In Salana multivorans, a single genomic region encodes these proteins:
- the hxlA gene encoding 3-hexulose-6-phosphate synthase, translating to MRLQIALDTFDLDAALEVLACVRPHVDIAEIGTGLGISAGVRAIAAVKSAAPEISVLSDIKIMDGGSSMASHVLDAGADLVSVLGVADDATVAAAVGAAHERGKHVVADLIGVRDIAERAAELDLLGVDVLCVHTPYDLRESVLPPTEALSIVRSVATRAESAVTGGITLDAIDRIVSYGPDVVVVGGALMNAPDPAATAARFARAVRRG from the coding sequence ATGAGACTCCAGATCGCCCTCGACACCTTCGACCTCGACGCCGCCCTCGAGGTCTTGGCCTGCGTGCGCCCCCACGTCGACATCGCGGAGATCGGCACGGGACTCGGGATCAGCGCCGGCGTCCGCGCGATCGCCGCCGTCAAGTCCGCCGCACCGGAGATCAGCGTCCTGTCCGACATCAAGATCATGGACGGCGGTTCCAGCATGGCCAGCCACGTCCTGGACGCGGGAGCCGATCTCGTCTCCGTGCTCGGCGTGGCCGACGACGCCACCGTCGCAGCCGCGGTCGGCGCCGCCCACGAACGGGGAAAGCACGTGGTGGCCGACCTCATCGGCGTGCGCGACATCGCCGAACGAGCCGCCGAGCTCGACCTCCTGGGGGTTGACGTCCTCTGCGTCCACACTCCCTACGACCTGCGTGAGAGCGTCCTGCCGCCGACCGAAGCGCTCAGCATCGTCCGTTCGGTGGCAACCAGAGCGGAGTCGGCGGTCACGGGCGGAATCACGCTCGACGCCATCGACCGGATCGTCTCCTACGGACCCGACGTCGTCGTCGTCGGAGGCGCGCTGATGAACGCGCCGGACCCCGCCGCCACCGCCGCTCGCTTCGCCCGGGCCGTCCGTCGTGGCTGA